CACGGATGCGCTGGGACGTGATCTCTGGGCCCGCGTGGTGCATGGCTCGGTGCACTCCTTGTCGGGTGCCTTCCTCGCCGTGGCCGTGGGCCTGATGGCGGGCACGCTGATCGGCCTGCTGGCCGGTGCCACGGGCGGCCGTGTCGATGATGCGCTGATGCGCCTCGTTGACCTGCTGCTGGCCGTGCCCTCGCTGCTGCTGTCGCTGACCATCATCATCTTGCTGGGCTTTGGCACCATCAATGCGGCCATCGCCGTGGGGGTGGCATCCGTGGCTGGCTTCGCGCGCCTGGTGCGCTCCGAAGTGGTTCGCGTGCGGCGCTCCGACTATGTGGAGGCGGCCTTCGGCAGCGGCGGACGCTTTGCCGCCGTACTGTGGCGCCATGTACTACCCAATTCGCTGACCTCGGTGGTGGCCCTGGCCGCGCTGCAGTTCGGCTCGGCCATCCTGTCGATTTCCACGCTGGGCTTTCTGGGCTACGGCGCGCCGCCTCCCACGCCCGAGTGGGGTCTGCTGATCGCCGAAGGGCGCAACTACATCGCCACTGCCTGGTGGCTGACCACGGCACCAGGCCTGGTCGTGGTGGCCGTGGTGCTGGCAGCAAACCGCATCGGCGCCTCCTTCGCGCGGAGGCCGGCATGAGTACCCTGCTGCAAGACCGCCCCGCCATTGCAACCCCTGCCGTAGCCGCTGCCCCGCTGCTCGAAGTCCAGGACCTGGTCATCGCCTACCGCGACCACGGCGGTCAGGAGCAGCGCGTGGTCCACGGTCTGTCGTTTTCAATAGCACCGGGTGAGGTCGTGGCCCTGGTCGGCGAATCGGGCTCGGGCAAGACCACCACGGCCCAGGCCGTGATCGGCCTGCTGGCTGACAACGGACGCCGCGAGCAAGGCAGCATCCGGCTGCAGGGCACCGAAGTCTCGGAATGGAACGCCACGCGCTGGAACAGTATTCGCGGCCGCGTGGTCAGCCTGGTGCCGCAGGACCCGACCACCTCGCTCAATCCCGTGCGCACCGTGGGCGACCAGGTAGGCGAAATACTGCGCATCCATGGCCTGCGTGACCGCGCGGCCGTCGAGGCGCGCGTGATCGATCTGCTGGCCCGAGTGGGCCTGTCCCAGCCCGCATTGCGCGCGCGCCAGTATCCGCACGAGCTGTCGGGCGGCATGCGCCAGCGGGTGCTGATCGCCATCGCCATCGCGCTGCGGCCTGCCCTCATCATTGCCGACGAGCCCACGAGCGCGCTGGATGTCACGGTGCAACGGCGCATCCTGGATCTGATCGACGAGCTGCGCCGCGAGACCGGCACCGCCGTGCTGCTGGTCACCCACGATCTGGGCGTGGCCGCAGACCGTGCTCATCGCCTCATCGTCATGCAGGGCGGTCGTATCCAGGAGCAAGGACCGACGCTGGAGCTTCTGCGCAAACCGCAAAGCGCCTATACGCGCCGCTTGCTGTCGGACGCACCTTCACTCACGCCCGCCCCTCGTCGCACACCGCCCGCGGCGGCGACCGTCACCGAGGACTGGGCCATCGAGGTCGAGGACCTTGTTCACGACTTCCATGCCCCCGGCCAGGGGCGCGGCGTTTTCCGCGCCGTGGACGGCGTGTCGCTGCGCCTGCGTCGGGGCTCCACGCATGCCATCGTCGGCGAGTCGGGCTCGGGCAAGACCACGACCATACGCGACATCGTGGGCCTGGCACGCCCTACATCGGGTCGCATCCGCATCGCCGGCGCCGAGCTCACGGGCCTGCGCGGCGAGGCCCTGCGCCAGCTGCGGCGCAAGGTTCAGCTGGTCTACCAGAACCCGTTCAGCTCGCTGGACCCGCGCCAGCGTGTCTTCGACATCATCGAGGAGCCACTGCTCAACTTCGAGCCACTGCCGCCCCGGGAGCGCCGCCAGCGCGTGCTTGACATGCTCGAGCGCGTGGGCCTGCCGAGCGCCGTGCTCGAACGGCGCCCGCATGCGCTCTCGGGCGGCCAGCGCCAGCGCGTGGCGATTGCACGCGCCCTGGTGCTGCAACCGGAGGTGGTGGTACTGGACGAGGCCGTCTCGGCCCTGGACGTAACCGTGCAGGCCCAGATCCTCGCCCTGCTCGCGCAGTTGCAGCAGGACCTGGGCCTGAGCTATCTCTTCATCTCGCACGACCTTGCCGTGGTGCGCCAGATCGCCGACACGGTGTCGGTGCTGCGCGCAGGCAAGGTGGTGGACGCAGGCAGCGTGGAGGACGTGTTCCTGCGCCCCACCAGCGACTACACGCGCGAACTCATGGACGCCATTCCCGGCAAAAGGAGCATTGATTTTGTCCCCCACCCCGCCTGACACTCTTGCTCGCGCGCGCCCGGCCCCGCGCCTGGGCTTCTTCAGCCGCCTGCTCGATGAGGTACCGGCCGGCGAACGCTACCGCCTGGTCACCGAGCAGATCGCCCATGCCGAAGCCCAGGGCTTCGACTCGGCCTGGATCGCCCAGCATCATTTCCATGAAAGCGAGGGCGGCCTGCCCTCGCCCTTTGTCTTTCTCTCGCATGTGGCGGCGCGCACGCAGCGCATCCGCCTGGGCACGGGCGTGGTCACGCTGCCGCTGGAAAACGCGCTGCGCGTGGCCGAGGATGCGGCCGTGCTGGACCTGCTGTCGGACGGCCGCCTCGAAGTGGGGCTGGGCACGGGCGGTACGGCGGAGTCCTTCGAGGCCTTCGGCGTCACAGGCAGCGAGCGCGGCGCAGTCTTTGCGCGCAACTTCGCCGTGCTGCGGGATGCCTGGGCCGGGCGCGAGCTGGCAGGCGGCGTGCGCCTGTACCCTGCAGCCCCGCAGCTGCTGGAACGCGTCTGGCAGGCCACGTTCTCGGTCGAAGGCGGAGCACGCGCCGGCGCCAACGGGGACGGCCTGATGCTCTCGCGCACACAGCCCCGACCCGAAGGGCGCCCCCGGGCCACGCTGTCCGAAATACAGAACCCCATCATCGAGGCCTATCTCGCGGCCCTGCCCACAGGACGCGCACCGCGCATCCTGGCTTCGCGCACCCTGCTGGTTTCCGACCAGCGCGCCCAGGCACGGCAATGGGCCGAGGCCGGTCTGCGCCGCTCGGCCCTGCGTCATGCGGCCCTGGCTTCATCCGCGTCCACGCAATGGGCAACGCGCGTCGATCCACAGGCGCCGCTGCAGCAGCTCATTGAAGCCTATGACGTGCATGTGGGCACGCCCGAGGAGGTGATCGCCTCGCTGCGCGCCGACACGGCGCTGGCGCAAGCCACCGACATCGTGTTTCAGGTCCACTCCATTGACCCGCCGCACCAAGCCATTCTGCGCTCGATTGAGCTGACGGCATCCGTCGTGGCACCGGCTCTGGGCTGGCGCCGCAGCGAGACTCCCGCCAGCGCTTCCCACCCCCTAGTCCGGACCGAACTGCTTCAAGCTGCATGACCATGAGCAACACCGCACAGACCCGCTTTCCTGAAGATGTGATCGACCATCTCGCCGATATCGCTGCCGGCAGCTCGCTGGATCAGGTGCGCCGCCACCGCAGCGAGGCGCGCACCCAGGCCCAGCAAAGCTTTGCCGCGCTGTTCACCCCCGCCGAGCCCGTGCCCGGCGCGGTCTCGCTGCGCGAGCGCCTGACGCTGGCCGCCTTCACGGCAGGCCTGCATGGCGAGCCCCGCAGCACGGCCTTCTACACACGCGCCCTGGCGGCCGAGGATGCCGATCTGGCCGATGCCGTGAGCTCGGAAGTGGTGCGCGGGCGCGCTGCCAGCCTGCAGGCCGGCAGCGGCCCGCACGGTCCCTACGGAATCTATCCGGCCGGCCCCTTGAGCCGCGAGGACCAGAGCGGCCCCAGCTACGCCGTGGATCCGGCTCATGCGGCTTTGCTGGGCCCGCGCCTGAGCGCCGCGCTGGCCCATGCCCATCTGCTGGCCTACCACCCACGCGATGCGAGTGCCCAGGCCTTGCTGGCGCTGCAGCAGGCCGGCTGGAGCGAGACCGATATCGTCATCCTGTCCCAGCTCGCCTCTTTCCTGTCCTTCCAGATCCGCCTCGTGGCGGGGCTGCGCGTGCTTGGCGCACGAGCTGCAGTCACCACGGCATCTTCCCCCATCGCCCTGCAAGCCCAGCCATGACCACCACGCACAACATCTCCCCCCAGGTCTTCACCCAGGAACAGCTTGACTGGCAGCCATGGATAGCTCCTCTGCAGGAGAGCGAGCTGAGCGAGCGCCACCATGCGGGACTGGTGGACGCGGCGCGCGCGCGTTCACCCTATTTCCGGCTGCTGGCACGCGACCCCGACACGCTGGGAGCACGCACACGCACCGACAAGGACATCTTCTACAACCCCGATGCCGGCTTGCCGCGCGCCGAGCGCGAACTGGCAGCCGCTGCAACCTCACGCACCAACGGCTGCATCTACTGTGCTTCGGTACATGCGCGCTTTGCGACACATTTCTCGCATCGCGCTGCCGATGTGCAGCGCCTGCTCGATGAAGGTCCGGGCAGCGATCTGGGTCCGCGCTGGAACGCCATCGTCGCCGCCGCCGTGGCCTTGACGCAGACACCGCCTGCGCTGGAATCTAGTCATATCGATGCGCTGCGCGCTGCCGGTCTCGACGACGCGGCCATCTCCGATGCGCTGCAGGGCACGGCCTTCTTCAACTGGGCCAACCGGCTCATGCTGTCCCTGGGCGAACCCCTGCGAACAGCCGGCTGACATGGCTGCTCACCACAACCCCAGCAACTTCCACCAGGCACTGCCGACGACAGCGAAGATCAGCAACTCCAGCACGCACATCGCGGCCCCCACGCGCCACCAGACACCCAGCGTCACATAGCCGCTACCGAAGATGATGGGAGATGTGCCAGTCGCGTAATGCGTCAGCGTCATCATGATGGCCGAACCGGCCGTCATCATCAGCATGAAGGGGACGACATAGTCGGCCGGGATCAGTTGCGCCCCCACGGTCAGAAAGGCCAGCATCATGGCACTGATATGGGCCGTGGTGCTGGCGAACAGATAGTGCGAGAAGACGAAGACGCCCACCAGGATCGCCGCCACGGGCAGCCAGTCCAGGCCGCTGGCGACGATGGCGCTCTTCAGGCCATCGGCAAACCAGGCAACCACACCGAGCTTGTTGAGCTGCTCGGCCAGCATGACCAGGGCACCGAACCAGATCAGGGTGTCCCAGGCGCTTTTCTCGGACAGCACATCATCCCAATCGATGGTCCCCGTGATGATCAGGGCAAACAAACCGAGAAAAGCCACCACGGTTGGGTCCAGCGTGAAAGCCGGGCCGAACAGCATTTGCGGCACATTCGCCCACAGCAACAGCATCACGCCAAAAGTCCCGAGCATCACCCGCTCCTTGCCTGACAGCGGGCCCATGCCTGCCATCTCGGCGCGCGCGTACTCCACGGCATTGGGCGTGGCCTTGAGCTCGGGTGGCGAAAGCAGATAGATTGCCAACGGCATCAACAGCAGACACAGCAGCCCTGGCAGCAGCATGTACAGAGCCCAACTTGTCCAGCTCAGGTGCAGGGACTGACCCGTGGCCTTGGCGACCAGATCCACGACCAGCGGATTGGGCGCCGTTGCGGTCAGGAACATGGCCGAAGTGATCGGATTGGAATGGTAGTTGACCAGCGCCAGATAGGTCCCGACCTTGCCCTGGGTTCCCTTGGCCGGGTCCGATTCGAAGGCGTTGGCGATGGACTTCATGATCGGGTGCACGATGCCGCCACCGCGTGCCGTGTTACTGGGTGTGAACGGGGCCAGTACCAGCTCGCAGATCGCGAGTCCGTAACCTATGCCTATGGTGCGCTTGCCCATCAACGCAATGAACAGCAATCCGATGCGGTTGCCGAGCCCCGTCTTCTTGAGACCGCGCGAGATCAGAACCGCCACCACGATCAACCAGATCAGGGGATTCGCAAAGCTGCTCAGCGCATCCGTGATCGCCCCCTTGGAGGAACTGGAGGTCACCTGGGACAGCGACACGATGACAATCGCCATCAATGCCATCACGCCTATGGGCATGACCTTGAGGATGATCGCCACGATGGTCGTCAGAAAGATGGCCACCAGTTGCCAGGCCTTGCTGTCCAGTCCCGCAGGCACCGGCGTCAGCAGCAGACCGGTCAGTACCAGGGTGGAAATCAGTGCAGGCACGACCCGAAACGGAACGGCCGATTTGAAGTAACGGAACATCGAGACGATCTTCTCGAACATAGAAGTCCTTTTCTTTACCTGCAGCGCATCGAGACACCATACCTCAGCCCAGCAAAAGCCAGAAGTCCCCGACGGACATTGGCGCTCGGGTCACAGACTGGCATCATGATGCAGTGCCGCATGGCTTCGACTCCAGGCCGACTTTTACGTTACCAAAGTTTGATCGACGGCAAGACTTGCAGAAGCAAAACCAATGGCAAGACCTCGTGCATGCCAGTATTCAAGCACTGGGCACATGCCCATGGATTCAGCAGGAGAGACACCCTAAATGCCAGCGAACCGATTCCTGCCCGATGAATGGGAAAGCCGCCTTGAGGAAATAGACCTGGAGATCCTGCATCAGGCAGCTATCTGCAAGATCCGGCTGCTTGAGCCCGGTGCCGTGGAGCGCGTGCTGGCCAACGATGCCGGCATCTGCGGGGCGACGCATGAGACGGCATTCCAGACCTTGCGCGGACTGCTCTATCTGCACTACACCGAAGTTCTGCATATCAGCGAGGTGCTGAGCCCGGAAATCGCCCAGGTGATCGCCAGCCGGGTGCGCGAGCATCTGAGCCGGCGCTCGGGCACGCAGTCGGGGGTATGACGAGCTAAGGCCGGAGCCGCCTTCCGGTCCATGGAAAAAATGGTCAAAAAAAAAGGTCACGACATTGTCGTGACCTTTTCAATTTGGTTGCGCGAGAAGGATTTGAACCTCCGACCTTTGGGTTATGAGCCCAACGAGCTACCAGACTGCTCCATCGCGCGGTATTTCCAAATTATAGCAGGCTTTGCAGCCTGCCCTGGCTTATTCAGCTGCTGCAGCGGCTTCTTCAGCGCGCTCGACCAGCTCCACATAGGCCATGGGAGCGTTGTCGCCCACGCGGAAGCCCATCTTCAGGATACGTGTGTAGCCACCGGGACGCTGAGCGTTGCGGGGACCCAGCACGTTGAACAGCTTGGTCACGCTGTCGCGGTCGCGCAGACGGTCGAAAGCCAGACGGCGGTTAGCCACGGTATCAACCTTGGCCAGAGTGATCATGGGCTCGATGACGCGACGCAGTTCCTTGGCCTTGGGGACCGTGGTCTTGATTGCTTCGTGCTCGATCAGCGAGTTCATCATGTTCTGCAGCATTGCCTTGCGGTGTGCAGAAGTGCGGTTCAGTTTGCGGAGGCCGTTGCCGTGACGCATGGTGCTTTTCCTTTGCTCCCCGTTTTTATCCGGAGATCTTTTCTAAATTAAATCAGGCAGCCGTATCAGGTACTGCCCGAGGCACTTGGACTTTGCCAAAACCGATCGATTTCAGCAAAGTCCTCTATTGTAGCGATTAACGCTTTTCCAGGCCAGCTGGTGGCCAGTTCTCGAGCTTCATGCCCAGCGTCAGACCACGGGAAGCCAGAACTTCCTTGATCTCGTTGAGCGACTTACGACCCAGGTTGGGAGTCTTGAGCAGCTCGTTTTCGGTACGCTGGATGAGATCACCGATGTAGTAGATGTTCTCTGCCTTGAGGCAGTTGGCAGAACGCACGGTGAGCTCGAGCTCGTCCACAGGACGCAGCAGGATGGGATCGAACGAGGTAGCAGCACCGCGGCCACCGGCAGGAGCGTCGAACACGCTGGCGATATCGCCACCGTCGAGCTGGGCAAACACTGCCAGCTGCTCCACCAGGATCTTGGCGGATGCGCGCACTGCGTCTTCAGCGGTGATGGCACCGTTGGTCTCGATTTCCAGAACCAGCTTGTCCAGATCGGTACGCTGTTCCACACGTGCGGATTCGACAGCGTAGCTCACGCGCTTGACGGGCGAGAACGAAGCGTCGAGCACGATACGGCCGATCGACTTGGTCGATTCGTCACCGTAGCGGCGCACGTTGCCGGGCACATAGCCGCGGCCCTTTTCCACCTTGATCTGCATGTCCAGCTTGCCGCCTTGCGACAGATGGGCGATCACATGATCAGGGTTGACGATTTCTACGTCGTGGGGGGTCTGAATGTCACGGGCAGTGACAACACCTTCGCCATCCTTGCGCAGGCTCAGGGTGACTTCGTCACGATTGTGCAGCTTGAACACCACACCCTTGAGGTTCAGCAGGATGTTGGTCACATCTTCCT
This region of Comamonas thiooxydans genomic DNA includes:
- a CDS encoding ABC transporter permease, which gives rise to MNTAVSSIIPTPLGSSAASSAAPRPAPPPAPTPAAKSLRPVLIDLQRLRRLPPTLALAWLVIATAALWALVPGWFAHQNPVVGQAGQQLLEPGLAHWLGTDALGRDLWARVVHGSVHSLSGAFLAVAVGLMAGTLIGLLAGATGGRVDDALMRLVDLLLAVPSLLLSLTIIILLGFGTINAAIAVGVASVAGFARLVRSEVVRVRRSDYVEAAFGSGGRFAAVLWRHVLPNSLTSVVALAALQFGSAILSISTLGFLGYGAPPPTPEWGLLIAEGRNYIATAWWLTTAPGLVVVAVVLAANRIGASFARRPA
- a CDS encoding ABC transporter ATP-binding protein; the encoded protein is MSTLLQDRPAIATPAVAAAPLLEVQDLVIAYRDHGGQEQRVVHGLSFSIAPGEVVALVGESGSGKTTTAQAVIGLLADNGRREQGSIRLQGTEVSEWNATRWNSIRGRVVSLVPQDPTTSLNPVRTVGDQVGEILRIHGLRDRAAVEARVIDLLARVGLSQPALRARQYPHELSGGMRQRVLIAIAIALRPALIIADEPTSALDVTVQRRILDLIDELRRETGTAVLLVTHDLGVAADRAHRLIVMQGGRIQEQGPTLELLRKPQSAYTRRLLSDAPSLTPAPRRTPPAAATVTEDWAIEVEDLVHDFHAPGQGRGVFRAVDGVSLRLRRGSTHAIVGESGSGKTTTIRDIVGLARPTSGRIRIAGAELTGLRGEALRQLRRKVQLVYQNPFSSLDPRQRVFDIIEEPLLNFEPLPPRERRQRVLDMLERVGLPSAVLERRPHALSGGQRQRVAIARALVLQPEVVVLDEAVSALDVTVQAQILALLAQLQQDLGLSYLFISHDLAVVRQIADTVSVLRAGKVVDAGSVEDVFLRPTSDYTRELMDAIPGKRSIDFVPHPA
- a CDS encoding putative FMN-dependent luciferase-like monooxygenase — encoded protein: MSPTPPDTLARARPAPRLGFFSRLLDEVPAGERYRLVTEQIAHAEAQGFDSAWIAQHHFHESEGGLPSPFVFLSHVAARTQRIRLGTGVVTLPLENALRVAEDAAVLDLLSDGRLEVGLGTGGTAESFEAFGVTGSERGAVFARNFAVLRDAWAGRELAGGVRLYPAAPQLLERVWQATFSVEGGARAGANGDGLMLSRTQPRPEGRPRATLSEIQNPIIEAYLAALPTGRAPRILASRTLLVSDQRAQARQWAEAGLRRSALRHAALASSASTQWATRVDPQAPLQQLIEAYDVHVGTPEEVIASLRADTALAQATDIVFQVHSIDPPHQAILRSIELTASVVAPALGWRRSETPASASHPLVRTELLQAA
- a CDS encoding CMD domain protein, giving the protein MTMSNTAQTRFPEDVIDHLADIAAGSSLDQVRRHRSEARTQAQQSFAALFTPAEPVPGAVSLRERLTLAAFTAGLHGEPRSTAFYTRALAAEDADLADAVSSEVVRGRAASLQAGSGPHGPYGIYPAGPLSREDQSGPSYAVDPAHAALLGPRLSAALAHAHLLAYHPRDASAQALLALQQAGWSETDIVILSQLASFLSFQIRLVAGLRVLGARAAVTTASSPIALQAQP
- a CDS encoding alkylhydroperoxidase domain protein, with protein sequence MTTTHNISPQVFTQEQLDWQPWIAPLQESELSERHHAGLVDAARARSPYFRLLARDPDTLGARTRTDKDIFYNPDAGLPRAERELAAAATSRTNGCIYCASVHARFATHFSHRAADVQRLLDEGPGSDLGPRWNAIVAAAVALTQTPPALESSHIDALRAAGLDDAAISDALQGTAFFNWANRLMLSLGEPLRTAG
- a CDS encoding DASS family sodium-coupled anion symporter, with the protein product MFEKIVSMFRYFKSAVPFRVVPALISTLVLTGLLLTPVPAGLDSKAWQLVAIFLTTIVAIILKVMPIGVMALMAIVIVSLSQVTSSSSKGAITDALSSFANPLIWLIVVAVLISRGLKKTGLGNRIGLLFIALMGKRTIGIGYGLAICELVLAPFTPSNTARGGGIVHPIMKSIANAFESDPAKGTQGKVGTYLALVNYHSNPITSAMFLTATAPNPLVVDLVAKATGQSLHLSWTSWALYMLLPGLLCLLLMPLAIYLLSPPELKATPNAVEYARAEMAGMGPLSGKERVMLGTFGVMLLLWANVPQMLFGPAFTLDPTVVAFLGLFALIITGTIDWDDVLSEKSAWDTLIWFGALVMLAEQLNKLGVVAWFADGLKSAIVASGLDWLPVAAILVGVFVFSHYLFASTTAHISAMMLAFLTVGAQLIPADYVVPFMLMMTAGSAIMMTLTHYATGTSPIIFGSGYVTLGVWWRVGAAMCVLELLIFAVVGSAWWKLLGLW
- the rplQ gene encoding 50S ribosomal protein L17, with translation MRHGNGLRKLNRTSAHRKAMLQNMMNSLIEHEAIKTTVPKAKELRRVIEPMITLAKVDTVANRRLAFDRLRDRDSVTKLFNVLGPRNAQRPGGYTRILKMGFRVGDNAPMAYVELVERAEEAAAAAE
- a CDS encoding DNA-directed RNA polymerase subunit alpha, which translates into the protein MQTNLLKPKTINVEQLGHNRAKVVLEPFERGYGHTLGNALRRVLLSSMVGYAATEVTIAGVLHEYSSIDGVQEDVTNILLNLKGVVFKLHNRDEVTLSLRKDGEGVVTARDIQTPHDVEIVNPDHVIAHLSQGGKLDMQIKVEKGRGYVPGNVRRYGDESTKSIGRIVLDASFSPVKRVSYAVESARVEQRTDLDKLVLEIETNGAITAEDAVRASAKILVEQLAVFAQLDGGDIASVFDAPAGGRGAATSFDPILLRPVDELELTVRSANCLKAENIYYIGDLIQRTENELLKTPNLGRKSLNEIKEVLASRGLTLGMKLENWPPAGLEKR